The following coding sequences are from one uncultured Desulfobacter sp. window:
- a CDS encoding ACT domain-containing protein, translating to MYDTIIELKVRNHPGVMSQITGLFARRAFNLEGIVCRPEGDATQSRMVLLVYKNARMDQLIKQLAKLYDVLKVSVEQDRDGTRFKALFGNDQKDPCPIM from the coding sequence ATGTACGATACAATAATTGAACTTAAGGTCAGAAATCATCCGGGAGTGATGTCCCAGATCACGGGACTCTTTGCCAGAAGGGCCTTTAACCTGGAAGGCATTGTATGCCGGCCCGAAGGGGATGCAACCCAAAGCCGTATGGTTCTGCTGGTGTATAAAAACGCACGTATGGACCAGCTTATAAAACAATTGGCAAAGCTGTACGATGTTCTGAAAGTGTCTGTGGAGCAGGACAGGGACGGCACCCGGTTCAAAGCGCTTTTCGGCAATGATCAAAAAGATCCGTGTCCGATTATGTAG
- a CDS encoding metallophosphoesterase, protein MGGAGLAGLTLTGFTNPFFAPRRVFANDFGTAWKFGVMADTQWEAPAWLYGEPASCATTIIDALNDQFIQHGCKFVVQVGDFVDDEEDENGERTLPTRQAHCQALYDAGIGFFPVRGNHELTAQAAQEIVDLFPQTRGQGDNLSEAENFASPVIGASSEFPNGVLEGLSYMFDVNNVRCVFIDQFVRLDGSNYNQQDTAKYEYTNNTLDQMDWIDSVLSGTGSDQHTFMFAHKNLIGGKHKDSLFGDKITSNPTQRDRFITSMYENGARYFMSGHDHMHCNSIITTADGTASVNQIICSSNSHKFYTPKPGDDGREIPVDQELYSVGYYIVTVDGPLVTVDFYSSNTSKKYGSKMTKPPESFTFYHRDTFGYGLNGQEFIIGQGEDYTAIADSYDGTAMKILSGVNGNGETDYLERDLSKAIYTGWQDSSGVNGATGKILALWGLEDNLSLYSSEDPSTIYMPNSDESMDTDTYTLSMTYNPRRVRRSKLARGKFGIAAKDSDGNWVNAVDLNSEGASEFVYGPWKSSYKIGTWGADPSTATVWAVINHCGEFVTKFL, encoded by the coding sequence ATGGGGGGAGCTGGGCTGGCCGGTCTGACTCTAACTGGATTTACAAATCCGTTTTTCGCACCAAGACGGGTTTTTGCCAATGATTTCGGCACTGCCTGGAAATTTGGTGTCATGGCAGACACCCAATGGGAAGCACCTGCATGGCTCTACGGAGAGCCTGCTTCCTGTGCAACCACGATCATTGATGCCTTGAATGATCAGTTTATTCAGCATGGCTGTAAATTCGTCGTCCAGGTGGGAGACTTCGTGGATGATGAAGAAGATGAAAACGGTGAAAGAACACTGCCCACGCGGCAAGCACATTGCCAGGCACTGTATGATGCCGGAATCGGTTTTTTTCCGGTCCGGGGCAACCATGAGTTAACTGCCCAGGCAGCCCAGGAGATCGTGGATCTGTTTCCCCAGACCCGGGGGCAGGGTGATAATCTCAGTGAGGCAGAAAATTTCGCCAGCCCGGTTATTGGCGCGAGCAGCGAATTCCCCAATGGTGTTCTTGAGGGGTTGAGCTACATGTTTGATGTAAACAATGTACGCTGTGTTTTTATTGACCAGTTTGTCCGGCTGGACGGAAGCAACTACAACCAGCAGGACACGGCAAAATACGAATACACCAACAACACCCTTGACCAGATGGACTGGATTGATTCAGTCCTGTCAGGCACCGGTTCAGACCAGCACACCTTTATGTTTGCCCATAAAAACCTGATCGGTGGAAAACACAAGGACAGCCTTTTTGGCGACAAGATAACTTCAAATCCCACCCAAAGAGATAGATTCATTACCAGCATGTATGAAAACGGCGCTCGTTATTTTATGAGCGGCCATGACCACATGCACTGCAATTCAATTATCACCACTGCCGATGGAACGGCCAGTGTCAACCAGATCATCTGCTCGTCCAACAGCCATAAATTCTACACCCCCAAACCAGGTGACGATGGCCGGGAAATCCCGGTTGACCAGGAGCTTTACAGCGTTGGTTACTATATTGTCACCGTGGACGGCCCGCTGGTTACCGTTGACTTTTACTCTTCCAATACCAGTAAAAAGTACGGTTCAAAGATGACCAAGCCACCGGAATCGTTTACCTTCTACCACCGGGACACCTTTGGCTACGGGTTGAACGGCCAGGAGTTCATCATTGGGCAGGGCGAAGATTACACCGCCATAGCCGATTCTTATGACGGCACCGCCATGAAGATTTTAAGCGGTGTAAACGGCAATGGTGAAACCGATTATCTTGAACGGGATCTGTCCAAAGCGATCTATACCGGCTGGCAGGACAGCAGCGGCGTCAATGGTGCAACAGGTAAAATACTCGCCCTCTGGGGCCTTGAGGACAACCTTAGCCTTTACTCTTCTGAAGACCCGAGTACGATATACATGCCCAACAGCGACGAAAGCATGGATACCGACACATATACCCTGTCCATGACCTATAACCCAAGGAGAGTCCGCAGATCCAAGCTTGCCAGGGGTAAATTCGGTATTGCAGCCAAAGACAGTGACGGAAACTGGGTCAATGCCGTGGATTTGAACTCTGAAGGGGCTTCGGAATTTGTGTATGGTCCCTGGAAATCCAGCTACAAAATAGGCACCTGGGGAGCTGATCCGTCAACGGCAACTGTCTGGGCCGTCATTAACCATTGCGGTGAATTTGTAACCAAATTTTTGTAA
- the nrfD gene encoding NrfD/PsrC family molybdoenzyme membrane anchor subunit, which translates to MDSGLLPKGTKRCAMGKFYFRLTVVGAVLLWGVYAWVLIYWKGLNQTNMDDYYGFALWIWADLAVIAIGGGAFFTGLLKYIFNVKELKNIINFAVIIGFVCYSSALMILAIDVGQPLRFWFIYWHANIHSMLTEVAFCLTAYFMVLTIEFIPNILENRQAAKISFFSHLSHNMHGVMAVFAATGAFLSFFHQGSLGGVSGVMFGRPFALREGLLIWPWTFFLYTWSAAAFGPCFTLLVTNITEAITHKKLISDQTVHLLAKISGWMIVSYMFAKIIDTIYWATVTAPGLGFEFSHFLYETPPSKKGIVSRWFMAFCPTTLSLPLQVEGIKSIKLLSLLGKN; encoded by the coding sequence ATGGATTCCGGACTCTTGCCCAAAGGAACAAAACGCTGCGCCATGGGAAAATTTTATTTCAGATTAACCGTTGTGGGGGCTGTCCTTCTTTGGGGAGTTTATGCCTGGGTACTGATCTACTGGAAGGGGTTGAATCAAACCAATATGGACGATTACTATGGATTCGCCCTCTGGATCTGGGCAGACCTGGCAGTCATCGCAATTGGCGGCGGTGCGTTTTTCACAGGACTGCTCAAGTATATTTTTAACGTTAAAGAACTTAAAAACATTATCAATTTTGCAGTGATCATCGGATTTGTCTGTTATAGTTCCGCCCTGATGATCCTTGCCATTGACGTGGGACAGCCATTGCGTTTCTGGTTCATTTACTGGCATGCCAACATCCACTCCATGCTGACGGAAGTGGCCTTTTGCCTGACAGCTTATTTTATGGTCCTGACCATTGAATTCATCCCCAATATATTGGAAAACAGGCAAGCCGCCAAAATTTCTTTTTTCAGTCACCTAAGCCACAACATGCACGGCGTCATGGCTGTCTTTGCCGCAACCGGTGCATTTCTCTCCTTTTTTCACCAGGGGTCCCTTGGCGGGGTTTCCGGTGTGATGTTCGGCCGCCCGTTTGCCCTGCGGGAAGGCCTGCTGATCTGGCCCTGGACCTTTTTCTTATACACCTGGTCGGCTGCGGCGTTCGGACCGTGTTTTACATTACTGGTCACAAATATCACCGAAGCCATTACCCATAAAAAGCTGATAAGTGACCAAACGGTTCATCTTCTGGCAAAGATTTCGGGCTGGATGATTGTGTCTTATATGTTTGCCAAGATCATTGATACCATCTACTGGGCAACGGTCACCGCACCCGGACTCGGATTTGAGTTCAGCCATTTTTTATATGAAACACCTCCCTCCAAAAAAGGAATAGTGTCCCGTTGGTTTATGGCTTTTTGTCCCACAACACTTTCATTACCACTACAAGTTGAAGGTATCAAATCAATAAAGCTATTGTCTCTTTTGGGTAAAAATTAA
- a CDS encoding IS110 family transposase, which translates to MTRRSKNSTLIQIVHPICCGLDVHKDKISACLITVDANGKEQHEIREFSSFTQDLQKMKTWLIKNRCPVVAMESTGVYWHPVYNTIEDTMEVVLVNARHIKNVPGRKTDICDSKWLAGLLRHGLVKGSFIPPEQVREWRELSRLRKIYTESLADYKRRVHKLFITANIKIDSVVSDLFGLTGLNLIDLLCKNDEVTLEKVQECTKGSLKKKIPELYLSLHGYFKDHHRFQLIGMMEAIEMFQKQIEQINVRLEILTRDHENLLERLDEVPGIDKKSAQSVLGEVGVTLNEFKSMVAFVAWAGLCPGNNESAGKRKSGRNAVRNHPFKTILVQIAWAAIKTKGSYYKAKYYKLKARRGAKKAIVAIAHRIAKAIYNIIKNGDRYRDLGEEYLSKPNKQRMLKNLAKKADELGMKLVPCEG; encoded by the coding sequence ATGACCAGGAGATCGAAAAATAGCACATTAATCCAAATCGTTCACCCAATTTGTTGTGGTTTGGATGTTCACAAAGACAAAATTTCGGCCTGTTTAATCACTGTTGATGCTAATGGGAAAGAACAGCATGAGATTCGAGAGTTTTCATCATTTACTCAAGATTTGCAAAAAATGAAAACATGGTTGATTAAAAATCGCTGTCCTGTAGTGGCAATGGAAAGTACCGGGGTCTATTGGCATCCGGTTTATAACACCATCGAAGATACGATGGAGGTTGTTTTGGTGAATGCCAGGCATATTAAAAATGTTCCCGGCAGAAAAACAGACATCTGTGACAGTAAATGGCTTGCCGGACTGCTTCGTCATGGGTTGGTAAAAGGGAGTTTTATCCCTCCCGAGCAGGTCCGTGAATGGCGAGAATTAAGCCGATTGAGAAAGATATATACAGAATCTCTCGCTGATTATAAGCGACGTGTTCATAAACTATTTATCACGGCAAATATTAAAATTGATTCGGTCGTTTCTGATTTGTTCGGGCTTACCGGTTTGAATCTCATTGATTTGTTATGCAAAAACGATGAAGTGACCTTGGAGAAAGTTCAGGAATGCACAAAAGGAAGTCTTAAAAAGAAAATTCCTGAATTGTACCTAAGCCTCCATGGATATTTTAAAGATCATCATCGATTCCAACTGATTGGCATGATGGAGGCCATTGAGATGTTTCAAAAACAGATTGAACAGATTAATGTCAGATTGGAAATACTTACCCGTGACCACGAAAATTTACTGGAAAGACTAGATGAAGTTCCCGGAATCGATAAAAAATCAGCACAATCTGTTCTTGGAGAAGTCGGGGTCACACTGAATGAGTTTAAAAGCATGGTCGCTTTTGTTGCATGGGCCGGATTGTGCCCTGGCAACAATGAAAGCGCAGGTAAAAGGAAAAGTGGCAGGAACGCGGTTCGAAATCATCCATTCAAAACGATTTTAGTCCAGATCGCCTGGGCCGCGATCAAGACGAAGGGTTCATATTACAAAGCCAAGTATTATAAGCTCAAAGCCAGACGAGGTGCCAAAAAAGCGATTGTTGCCATAGCCCATAGAATTGCAAAAGCCATTTACAACATCATCAAGAATGGAGACAGATATAGAGACCTCGGAGAAGAATACTTAAGCAAGCCCAACAAACAAAGGATGTTGAAAAATTTGGCAAAAAAGGCTGATGAATTAGGGATGAAACTTGTTCCTTGTGAAGGTTAA
- the ilvB gene encoding biosynthetic-type acetolactate synthase large subunit: MALNGAQLIVKLLERQGIDTIWGIPGGATLPLYDALCHSPIRHILTRHEQGAAFMAQGWARTTGRAAVCTATSGPGATNLITALADAHLDSIPLVAITGQVPTSLIGTDAFQEVDTYGLTIPVTKHNFLVQSAEDLLTVIPEAFRIAESGRPGPVVIDIPKDVQTRPAPLEKYPEPGTPEKQQFQEQEQLARMAEMINRAQRPLFYVGGGVIASNAAGLVHRTAEKNNIPVVSTLMGLGTMPHDHPLYLGMLGMHGTPFANQAMASADLIIALGIRFDDRATGKIEAFCRDAAIIHVDVDESEIDKLKNATLGVCADAASVLEGLYPLVAQARRRTWHQYIDALNSKAPTRADYIDNPAHPAGIIRYIGNRAPENTVVATDVGQHQMWTAQAYPVRHPRSLLMSGGLGTMGFGMPAAMGAAFAAPERKVVCITGDGSFLMNIQELATLAEQNLNLTIFVMDNGHLGLVRQQQELFYANNIFASKFTRSPDFIAIAKGFGIRTWNGGINGENRDAIDQALAFKGPSLVHIPINETTNVYPMVPPGACNLEMIQEKTPCTIQ, translated from the coding sequence ATGGCACTGAACGGAGCACAATTAATTGTAAAACTGCTGGAACGGCAGGGTATCGACACCATCTGGGGAATCCCGGGCGGGGCCACCCTGCCGCTCTACGATGCCCTCTGCCACAGCCCCATCCGGCACATCCTGACCCGGCACGAACAGGGCGCCGCCTTCATGGCCCAGGGTTGGGCGCGGACCACCGGCCGGGCGGCCGTATGCACGGCCACTTCGGGCCCGGGGGCCACAAACCTGATCACGGCCCTGGCCGACGCCCACCTGGACTCCATTCCGCTTGTGGCCATTACAGGCCAGGTGCCCACCTCACTCATCGGCACCGATGCCTTTCAGGAGGTGGATACTTACGGGCTGACCATTCCCGTAACCAAGCACAATTTCCTGGTCCAGTCCGCAGAAGACCTTTTAACCGTCATTCCCGAAGCCTTCAGGATCGCCGAATCCGGACGGCCCGGCCCCGTGGTCATCGATATACCCAAGGATGTCCAGACCCGGCCGGCTCCCTTGGAAAAATACCCTGAACCCGGAACCCCTGAAAAACAGCAGTTCCAGGAACAGGAACAGCTTGCCCGGATGGCGGAGATGATCAACCGCGCCCAGCGTCCCCTCTTTTATGTGGGGGGCGGGGTCATTGCATCCAATGCTGCGGGCCTTGTGCACCGGACAGCGGAAAAGAACAATATCCCGGTGGTTTCCACCCTCATGGGCCTGGGCACCATGCCCCATGACCACCCCCTGTATCTTGGGATGCTGGGGATGCACGGCACCCCCTTTGCCAATCAGGCCATGGCTTCGGCCGACCTGATCATTGCCTTAGGCATTCGCTTTGATGACCGGGCCACCGGAAAAATCGAAGCCTTTTGCCGGGATGCCGCCATTATTCATGTGGATGTGGACGAAAGTGAAATTGACAAATTAAAAAACGCGACCTTAGGGGTATGCGCTGATGCGGCATCGGTGCTTGAAGGGCTTTATCCACTGGTGGCCCAGGCCAGGCGCCGGACGTGGCATCAGTACATTGACGCGTTGAACTCCAAAGCGCCGACCCGGGCGGATTATATTGACAATCCGGCCCATCCGGCCGGCATCATCCGCTACATCGGCAACCGGGCTCCGGAAAATACTGTTGTGGCTACGGATGTAGGCCAGCACCAGATGTGGACGGCCCAGGCCTATCCGGTCAGGCATCCAAGATCCCTGCTCATGTCAGGCGGCCTTGGGACCATGGGTTTCGGTATGCCAGCCGCCATGGGGGCAGCCTTTGCCGCCCCTGAAAGAAAGGTGGTGTGCATCACCGGGGACGGCTCCTTTCTGATGAATATCCAGGAACTTGCCACACTGGCCGAACAGAACCTGAACCTGACCATCTTTGTCATGGACAACGGCCACCTGGGCCTGGTCCGCCAGCAGCAGGAACTCTTTTACGCCAACAACATTTTTGCATCCAAATTCACCCGGTCTCCGGATTTCATTGCCATTGCCAAAGGATTCGGCATCCGAACCTGGAATGGGGGCATCAACGGGGAGAACCGTGACGCCATTGACCAGGCCCTGGCATTCAAAGGTCCGTCCCTGGTCCATATCCCCATTAATGAAACAACCAATGTCTACCCCATGGTCCCTCCCGGGGCCTGTAACCTTGAAATGATACAGGAGAAAACACCATGTACGATACAATAA
- a CDS encoding transcriptional repressor, with translation MSAADIHETLVKSAHINRVTVYRILDLLVEKQIVCRIATGGRAAYYGMAPNARHPAHPHFYCTRCGRMDCLTPETVNIDFQAFENTFPGRIDKFELRLDGICRNGLKKKE, from the coding sequence TTGTCTGCGGCAGATATCCACGAAACCTTAGTAAAATCCGCCCATATCAACCGGGTAACCGTATACCGCATCCTGGATCTGCTGGTGGAAAAACAGATCGTGTGCCGGATCGCCACCGGCGGCCGGGCCGCCTATTACGGCATGGCTCCCAATGCCCGGCACCCGGCCCATCCCCATTTTTACTGCACCCGGTGCGGGCGCATGGACTGTCTCACTCCCGAAACCGTGAACATTGATTTCCAGGCCTTTGAAAATACTTTCCCTGGCCGTATAGACAAGTTTGAGTTGCGCCTCGACGGCATATGCAGAAACGGCCTTAAAAAGAAGGAGTAA